The Lepus europaeus isolate LE1 chromosome 1, mLepTim1.pri, whole genome shotgun sequence genome contains the following window.
GTTGGGTCTTGGCCTGCGCTAACTGGCTCTTGTAAATTTAATTATGTAGctaaagaggaggaaaaaaggagGCACAATAACCTGGATTGTTACAGGTAATAATCCTCTAGAAGCAAAAGTTAAAGGGGAAAGATGTGACTGTTACTGAGCAGAATATTAATCATATCGCCTTGATTCTGTTAAAGGACCTGACCATAAGTAGAAgtcattggttctagtcccagagtTCGTGCTAGTTAATTGTAGTCCTTAAataggctttttgtttgttttgtccaAGATTCCTCTTTTGTGTAAAAGGGACATAGTTATATTTACTGTTTGCTTATTCATAAGACAGGGGCTTTATATAATTCTCATGTATTCCTTGTAACAAATCTCTAAATTAGGAATTATAATGCATACAAACAAGGAATACTGAAGTGTAGGAGGGTTAAATGGCTAAGATCTCCCAGCTAAAACTTGGATGAATCAACATCCAATCAAACTCACATTTATCTATCACCAAGACTAAGTTCTTCAAACTCAATCTCATTAGAATGTTTCTAAAAGTCCCTTCCAACTCTTAATTATTGCTGAAGTGAGTGccatgtatttaaatataatcgaaggggccggcactgtggcatagccagtaaagtcaccgcctgcgacgccagcatcacatatgggtgctggtttgagtcccagctgctccacttcagatccagctccctgttctggcatgggaaaagcatccaaagatggcccaagtgtttggtcccctgctatccatgtgggaggcccaaatgaagttcctggctcctggtttcaacctggcccagtgttggctgttgtggttatctaggaagtgaaccagtgattgaaagatctctctcgttGTCAtcaatccctttctctctgtagctctgacttgcaaaataaataaataaatctttataaataaacaaataaataaaatgaattttatagcAATGAAAAATAGAGTTCTTAACTATACTCATGTTTTAGAAACATGATTACAACTCTATTAGACATTTCTTAACCTGGACTcattttaaaatgcctttttgCTTTTGACTCTccccattaaaattattttataacttttaaaaaatactgatgcTACGAATTCTTCCCAAATGAATGGAATCAGAATTTCTAGGATGCAGCCTAgagacacttttttttctttgtgaatgagtggtttactctttttaaaagaaaaaaaaatgtttatttatttgaaaggcaaagttacagagaacagaggaagagagagagagagaaaggtcttccatccactggttcactccccagacggcctcagtggctggagctgtgctgatccaaagccaggagccagcttctttcaggtctcccatgtgggtgcaggggctcaaggacttggaccattcttcactgctttcccaggccatagcagagagctggattggaagtggagtagccaggacttgaaccagcgcccttatgggatgcctgtactgcaggcggcagctttacccactatgccacagtgccagcccctagagacCACTTGTTTATAAGTCTCTTAAGTGATCCCATTGTGCAGGTAGGTCATGCCAAGGGCCAGCTGCCTAGGCTCTGGATGCCAGTGCCCGCTTCGTGCACAAACATACCTCAGCATGGCAGCATCTCTCCTTGGATCGGCCTGGGCTGGGGACCAGGGTTCTTGCCAATGGTGTGGACGGAAACTCTACCCAAGGCAACTCAGGCTGACACCTGGTATTCAATAAAGGGGCTAGTGGGctggtgtcaaaaaaaaaaaaaaaaaaaaaaaaaaaagacggaggCTCTGGCAGCGGTAGCCGGCTGTGGGGTGTGGAGTGTCCCTGCACCCCTCGGGTCCGACCCTTTCAGCGTTCTGCACCCGCGCCAGCCTACCTCGCTCCTCGGCAccatgaccaccaccaccaccttcaaGGGTGTCGACCCCAACAGCAGGAACAGCTCCCGGGTTTTACGGTCTCCAGGTGGTGGTTCCAACTTTTCATTAGGCTTTGTTGAACCAACAGAACAACCAGTGAGGAAGAACAAAATGGCCTCCAGCATCTTTGGGACCCCTGAAGAAACCCCCCCTTCCTGGGCCAAGTCTGGTGGTGGCAGGGAGGATCCGGAGCCATCGAGGCTGCAGAGAAGGAACTCCTGGGAAGCCAGCTCGGGAGACTTCTTCCATCTGAAGGGAGAAGGTGCTATTCATGAAAATGTGGACACAGACGTGCAAgccagcctggggcacagtgaagAGAAGCCTGTGCCTGCTGCGCTGgtgcccagccctgtggccctggccccggccccatcCAGGAGAAACCCTCCTGGTGGCAAGTCCAGCCTCATCTTGGGTTAGCTCCACCTGTCCTCAACtctggtgttgttttttttttttttttctccatgcttGTGAACTGCACAACTTGAGCCTGACTGTacattttttgcatttgtttcattaaaaaagaagcactttatgtaaaaaaaaaaaaacaacaacttccaccactgccttggtGGAAGTTGCAGAACCTTGCCACTGCCAAGCCACCAACGATAACTTAAGGAACCTGTCTCCAGGAGAAAGCCCTCAACATCTTCATTGATCTATTTCTCATGTTGGGGGAAACTGCCAGGTGGGATGGGAAAGCCATCTCAGGCAAATAAGCCTCTCCTCCCCAAGACTCACTGGTCGCTACGCAAGAGAAACGTGTTTCCTACCTCACGGGACTCAGAAGCCTCTGCCACAtgcaaaaacagaagaaaagcagtGCAAAGAGGGAAATTATCTGGCGGGAGAAGGAAGGACTTTCCAGCCCTGCTTCAAGTTCTTTTCCAGGAGCAGGAGTGCTACAGCAAGGCATTTCCTTCCatggtgatgaccatgtttctgtgtttctgtgtgcgacacatccttaagtatcttttgtaaggctggatgagtggtgacaaattttttcaatttctgtttgctatggaaggtctttatttcaccttcattcataagtgagagctttgcagtgtacagtattctgggtcgACAGATTTTTTTCGATTAAGACTTGGAATacatctcgccattctctcctagcctgtagggtttctgatgagaagtctgctgtgagtttaattggagatcctctggaagtaatctggcgtttttctcgtgcacattttagaatcttttctttgttttactgcagagagtttgactataatatatcATGGTGAGGGTCTTTCCTGTCATGTCTATTAGAAGCTCTTTATGCTTCCTGttcttggacatccctttctttctccaaattgtggcagttttctgtaactatttcactaACTAGGCCTGctagtccattctctctgtcCACAGCCTCAGGAATTCcaaagacctgtatgttgggtcatttgatagtatcccataaatctctgacactgtttattagttttcttcttttttcttctttttttttttgttctgaatgtaaaatttccagaCATTTGTTCCAATcagctattttttcttcttcttcaccaAGTCtcttcttaaggctttccaccacatttttattcgttctattgaattcttcatttccaatattccattttgatttctctttaaaatctcaattttgtaggaaaaattttcattcatgtgatgtgtggatttctttagttcattaatttgcttctaaataatcctatgatcaattttttgaattccgtttctGCCATTTCTTCAGTCTactcattttcacattctaggattgaaatattatattcttttggaggtgtcatgttgtcttccttattcttttttctttaattgatgcatttattattaggcatttgtggtgatatttgttttttttcccctgtgatggcttttatctttgaactattcctctgtggcttagtggagtgtctgctctttcagtgaatacccacaggtgtgtgccaggtgtggtcagggagctctgatcagTACTCCAGAGTGAGGGGAGTGTCTAAGGTGACaaccaagttgggtgtggtaaatttcctctctctctctctctctctctctctctctctttaatcagaggggaggtttgttcagctatgttggcatagtctcatgctcacttCTTCTCCttaaaggagaccaatgcctgggtactagccccagtgggtacaattttcatccatgctgccacaagaaccacacaaaggatacccacagtcctcagtgtgaacacagatcctgtggcaatgaccctcaccagagaatcagggagccccaagcatgtggagccacccacagtgattgcccaaactCTCAGCCACATCCTGAGGAGACTCAAgtgtctcctctctgctggttgctgagcacacagacatgagctggcacagatATTGCTTACGTCCataatggtgcctgccctctctcagttAGTTACAGGACATGGGTCCTGgatggttggggagagagaatcaTGCCCCCCTTTTTTATcctctctaggttggcaggtacattgTCCCcagcagggctccaagctggactcccccccaggctcttcccacagctttattgccagtggcttggactACTGCAGTCTGGTCACatctcactccaaagctggtgctgaagcTCTCAGCTGcctgggtcctgagttgtgcttGCCCATattctccatgtaggtccacagtaTCCCTCTAAtactgtggagtttcctctgttgttttctccctaactcttccctgagactgtgctctctccacttttttttaaactatcttcccctagactagagcagtaagctccctccttcACTATTTCTCTACCTTGACTCTCCAGTGAGTCAAAAATCTTGagatggaagattaacctagttgTTCAGGTAAGCCCAGTGTAATCAGAAAGGTGCTTTAAAGAGGGAGACAAAAGTGCCTGTCATTAGAAGGAGATGTGATGATGGAACCAGAAGCTGGAGGAGTGCACTTTGAAGATGCAGGAAAGTCACGAGTCAATCAATGCAGGTGGCCTCTAGCAGCCAATAAAAGGAACAAAACTGATTCCCATTGTCTCCTAAAGCCCTCAGAACAGATACTGCTCTGCCAACTTCTGATCTCTAGAACTCTAAAATAAGGCTTGTGTTGTTTTCATGCATTAAGTTGGTGGTAGTTTGTTGCAGCAGTGATAGGAAATTAATACAATGACCTATGAAACAGAGCATATCCCCAAATAAAACATATTACGTAGAAACCAACTTCAACATCTCTCATTATTGTAAACGAACCTAGAGCATCAAGACAAACTAAATTATTCAATTTTACTCAGGGTCTTAAGGAAAATCCAGAACAAAAGTGAAATTCCCTTCCTTTGGTTCTATCTCTTTATCTTGACATTCAAAGTATTCTTCCTCAATCTAGCTGAACCTTCTCTACATAATCCCATTATTCCCATATCCCTACCTGTATGGAAAAGCAAGATACAGGACACATTTCCCCGTCTGAATGAGCCCCATCATACATATTTCACTATCTTGGTACATATACTTATGTGGAAAGacttttaaaagctcatggaaaaatggaattaaaagaaaaatttattttggtgcaagaaattttaagatccttacataatttttttccacaATGCACATTTTGCATAAGTTTTTCAGTTCCTGAATGTTAACTTCAGTTCTCCTACAACAGGTGGCCACTGACCTTGGAACTCTCGTGACGTCAGTACTACTGTTTAAAGTTTATGATGCAGATAAGCATTTTCCACagtgccacttgggacgcccacatacCACATCCACGTCCGAGTCCACTGTATGATTTGAGTCTTGGTTACcttacttttgatccagcttcctgctaatgtgccctggatACAGCCGATGatagtacttgggtccttgccacacatgtggtaGAGTCAgctagagttctgggctcctgattttggcttgcctggcccagcactgttgcaagcatttgaagagagaaacaatagatggaagatctctctctctctttctctctctctgtttttctctgtctcactctttctttccttcccttcactATAACCTTATCaacatttgttcattttcattttttttactgtagACATGCCAGTAggtatgaagtggtatctcatcgtggttttcatttgtatttctctaataGATAATGATACCACCATCTTTTAATGTACTTTATCAGCTATTTATgtatcttttcttaaaaactgTCCACTTAAATTCTTGgccatctgctccatttctgatccagctccctgttaatatgcctgggaaagcagtggtagatgggccctgtacccatgtgggagacctggaagaagctcctagctcctggcttaggctacacccagctctagccatcacggccatttggggagtgaaccagtgaatggaagataactctctctctctctctctctctctgtctctctcttcttctctctatatatgatgctgcctttcaaataaaataaataaatggtttttttaaaaaaaatcctttgcccatttttaaaaaatcaagttttcAAAATTACTGTAAAGAACATagccttttaatttatttttatttttttaacttttatttaatgaatgtaaatttccaaagtatagcttatggattacaatggctttttattTAAGAACCTAAAAATGAGGGCACTTACCAGGTCTTGTTCCATTTTCCTAGATGTGTTTCCATAGTTCAGATCATCCAACCCATTAATACATCCCCTTCCTTACAGCATCCAAACTTAGGATGTCAACaggaaaaaagtggaaaaacaaCTCTCAGCTCCAAGGAGATTTCTGAGAAGGGTCAGCTGCTTCCTCCACCTTGCCACTCAGACCTCTGACAGTCCTTGCTTAACTATTCAATCCATGGCACCCAGATATATTTTTAACTCtgttattttgttctttatttttcataatactcattatTTGATATTTCTCATTTGCTTGTTGATCTCTTCCCTTAGGGAATATGAATTCCATGAGGCCAGGGCATTTCCAGAAAGAGTTTTATGCTGAATGCTGACATAGTACCTGTTATGTAGCAGACGGGGCTGAGCTTCAATTTCCAGAGCTCTCAGTCCTTATGAAATGGCATTGGTCAAAGGAAGATGTGTGATGTCAGTGAGATCTTTGTAGAAAAAAAGTCTTCTGAAATTACATTcctttatttgttttctgtttttaagaaaatctgcAAAACTACAAGCACATCCAATAGTAATATCAGAAGCAATTCTATATTCCAGAAACAAATTTAATCAAAGAATATGGCAAAATAGTTTAAAGTTAATCACATTATGTCAGATATTTCTTCGTGCCAGAGTAAATAAAGCATAACAACTACTTCTTGTTCAATTTTAGCAAATCTCAAGCTCGTTGTGTGCACTGTAGTATTTTTGCTGTCACATATAGAAAACATAGCATCTagggtcagcattatggcacagtgggtaaagttgtaCTTGCAACACCAGTAccccctatcaaaataccaatttgAGCCCTAGCTGctatgctttcaatccagctgactgttaatgtgcctgggaaagcatcagatgatagctcaaatacttgtgccccttatacccatgtgggagatccagatggagttcctgattcctggctctggcttggtccagccctggatttgagaacatttgggaaatggactAGGGTACAGAAGACctagctttctctctccctttatctttctgtgcatcactctgcctttcaaataaataaataaaactttctaagAAACATAAAATAGAGAGTCTGATTCTAAATTGCTCCCAGGAAATAGCATTTCAGCAGCACTTTGCTAGTTATACTTACCtaaattcaaatcctggctttgccACCCACTACCTTGGCCAACTTGCATGGCTTATCTGAGCTCCTCTCCCATCCTTGGGAAACTGGGAACATTAATTCAAATCTATAGAACTTTTTAGAAGGGATATCAATACAAGACTATATCTAGCAGGTACTTCCAATAATAGGTGATCAATAAATGTCAGGTTGTTAGTGGTTGCATAGGGACCTAGTGGAAGCAGAGGAGGCATGTTTATTTCACCCCAGCTTCCCCacaacagcacctgctgcctgactgagaaagggcaggcaccattttgagtctAGGCAGGAGCTGcggataaatagataaataaataaataaatgtcaggtGCTTTTTCTCCCTTCAAATATCTCCTTTAGCTACAACTTTGTTATGGATATGTGGGAGGGAGAGCTATTATATAGAAGAGTAGCATAAGAAAGACACTGAGAAAAGTAAATAAGGATCCCCATTTAGTTAGATACCAGTTCATGAAGGTGTTTAGGATCATGAGTGACTTGAGGATTCAACATCATTTCAGAATCTTCCCAATTTCCCCTTTCCAACGGTATTGGTTTTCCAAACTAAGTTGGATGAATATGTTATTTGGGAATAAACATTCTGGAACCCACTCTAGACCTCTAGGCAGAAGCCTCTGGATCCACGTCTTAACATACTCCTCAAGGATCTTGGAGGTTGACCATACAGAAAAAAGGATGCTCTTATTTCTTTTCCAGAAAGACTTAAGACATCTTGAAGTTGAATATTTGACAGTAAgggggtgtagtgggtagagctgccgcctgtgatactgacatcctctatgagctccagttcaagtccaagactGTTGTTttgattcaaaatgaaaaatgcacaATGCACTTgctagtttattatttttttcccaaaactaTCTTTTAGTTGGTTGCTTGTCTTCCAGTAACTGTAGCAAATTGTTAGATGGTTAATATGCTTTTAGATTTTTACAGCAGAGCGACAGTTTAAATAGACCTTTCTTAAGTTCTGGAAATAGAAGGTCATAAGGAAGGAAAGGGTCACTAAGAggtaagaaaagaagaaacaaaagaattctGCATTTCCCCAGTGCAGTGTTTGCCATAAGAACAATGTTTTACTTCTTCCCTTGCTTTTCCCACACCCCTCTCCAATGGCCTGAATTCCCCAAGAGCTTTCACAGCAGGCCAGCTCCATCTCAACCATAACACCCACCTCTGCTTAACAACCAAACCCCCTGTTCCCCCAACACAGTGCAAAAATCGCAGCTCCATACGAgggtactgcaaaaagttcatggaaaattgaattaaaagatggttattggccggcgccgtggctcactaggctaatcctcagcctgcggtgctggcacaccgggttctagtcccagtcggggcaccggattccatcctggttgccccttttccagtccagctctctgctgtggcccaggaaggcagtggaggatggcccaagtccttgggccctgcaccccatgggagaccaggagaagcacctggctcctggcttcggattggcacagcacgccggctgcaacgACCCGGCCGTAGcagctacttggggggtgaaccaacggcaaaaggaagacctttctctctgtctctctctctcgctgtccactctgcctgtcaaaaaaaaaaaaaaaaaggttattttggtacaaatatactttgaaatttatttccACAAAGCACATTTTCCTTGGATATTTTGAAAGAAGAATACATAGGAAGAATGCCTTGATCTCTTTCAAAACCCTCTTATAGAGGGTTATGTACCTTGTTTTAAGGATGCTCTCATCCAAGATACAGGGAATAACTTAGAGAATACTAGGTAACATAAacgaaacaaagaagaaaaatgacaatGAGATCTGATTATGGGAAGAATATTAGGGTTTATAACCTTATGtgacttttcaaaataataaacaagGGCCCATGCCATGGTTCACTaggttactcctctgcctgcagtgctggcatcccatatgggcactgggttctagtcctggttgcccctcttccagtccagctctctgctgtggcccaggagggcagtggaggatggcccaagagcttggccccctgcacccacatgggagaccaggagaagcacctggctcctggctttgaatcggtgcagcagcagccgtagcggccatttggggagtgaaccaatagaaggaagacctttctctctgtctctctctctcactgtctataactctacctctcaaataaataataataatattaataataagaaaaaagtctTGAGGAAGACTACTGCTTATACAAGTTGTATCAACATTTgtttgggctggcgctgcagctcaataggctaatcatccacctgtggcgccggcacaccgggttctagtcccggtcggggcgccggattctgacccggttgctcctctttcagtccagctctctgctgtggcccgggagtacagtggaggatggcctaagtgcttgggatctgcaccccatgggagaccaggagaagcacctggctcctggcttcagatgagtgcgatgcgccagccgcagcagccattagagggtgaaccaacggtaaaggaagacctttctctctgtctctctctctcactgtccactctgcctgtcaaaaaaaaaaaaaaaaaaaaaaacaacaaacaaacaaaaaaaaaacacatttgtttGAAATATAAAAGTACCTATCAAGTCCTGAAAGACTCAAATCCCTTGCATTAGGAATCCCTATCCTCTTAAATAGGTATTATTGAAAGTAATTTAAGTTACAAAAAGAATCTCAATAGTATCCAGTTTCCAGAAACATGTCAGGTAACAGAGATGGATCCAAtcctttatttaaattaaaattgtatgGAAAATTACATGGGGTATTTGGTCTAGTAGCTGAGATGCTATTGAAGATAATACATACATGTACAACATTAGAGTTCCTgattttgattcccagctctggctcctgactccagcttcccactaacacaaaccctgggatgcagcagtgatggctgaagtagttgggctcctgtcactcacctgggagacctggattgtgttcctggctcctggctcagccctaaccCAGTCTCTGCTGTTGTGGGAGTATACCAgtagatgggatgggagtggttTGTCTGTAAgtacatctgtctgtctctctctctttctctctctttgtagctctctctctctgcatatcaaataaaaaatttaaataaaacataaaggtcATATCAGAGTATTTTCATTACACCAAGGAAAAAGTGgggataataaaatagaaaatcatatctattttgttgtttttagtttgttatagctgttgctttcttttgttttatttgtgtgtAATTCAGATTTGTTATGAAATTTGCAAAAGTGGTGTGATGGATTCCATGTTTGCATGCTCCTCCCCCACAAAATTCATTTCTGGAAATCTTAACTCCCAGTGTGATGGTCTTAGGAATTGGGACTTCATGGATCTGATTGGGTTGTGCAGGAGGAGACTTCATGAATGAGATTTGTGTCCTTATAAAGAGACCCCAGAGCAATCTTTTGACCTCTTTGTGCCATGTGAAGCTGAACCCGATCTGCtcattaatatttctgaaattaataagctGTGAGGGTTCTTGccacatattcagagaagaattctgaatattggctcaaatagaccaggcagcatggtaagtttttaagctttttatttagtgagagaaatgcatgggAGATTAAGAGCTTTAatctaagggagaaagaaaaatccGGAAATTAAGTTGGGGTCCATaccgagcagagagcaggccaagagCCACATGCAGCATGGGCAGCTCGAAGGTGCCCCAAAGGTGTGGGCAACAAGGCA
Protein-coding sequences here:
- the LOC133766470 gene encoding jupiter microtubule associated homolog 1-like, whose protein sequence is MTTTTTFKGVDPNSRNSSRVLRSPGGGSNFSLGFVEPTEQPVRKNKMASSIFGTPEETPPSWAKSGGGREDPEPSRLQRRNSWEASSGDFFHLKGEGAIHENVDTDVQASLGHSEEKPVPAALVPSPVALAPAPSRRNPPGGKSSLILG